The Vitis vinifera cultivar Pinot Noir 40024 chromosome 16, ASM3070453v1 DNA segment tttctgaaaattattccaactcaatttttatttacaagaaaatgatttctataatttttatcttaGAAGAAAGATTTTAGacaaatttacttttaaaaaaaactattgcaatccttttttttttacaaattcattTACCAAAATGTATTCCAATTCAATTTATTTgtgcaaaaatattttttattagaaaatacgatttttacaaatttatttgaaaaaaaatttaattcaatttgtttgtaaaaaatattttttacaacttttattttaaaatttgattttcataattttatctacaaaaatatttaactcCCCTTTTGTTGaccaaaaaatgatttttccgTATTTATTaacacacaaaaaaaatctaaatcaatttgtttgtaaaataataatttttacaacttttttttctaaaaatgatttttataattttatctaCAAAAACATTTAGCACTCCTTTTATTGACCTGAAAacgatttttatttaatttcatacgaatagaattattgaaaaattatttcaattttacaGAAAAGTTttcgatttatttatttttaaaaagattttaagtttattattaaaaaatatttccagctttattaattaaaaaaaaagtgttattcCAGATTTGTCAagaatcataaaattaaaataaagattaaaataataataagactaaattttctataaaattacATGgctaattaaatttataatgtttatttttgtaataataaatttgaaattaatataaaacaaaataaactaatattatttctttttattctcttgAAAAGACCATAATATAGAACACACGTTAATAAGCTCTTCCCTCAATTAGTACCCTTCACTTCGCTACATAGCTTCCCACTTCTTCTCCATTCTTTCCATGGCTGACATTCAAGAAAATCAGATGCAGCAAGTAGAGAAAGCCACACCTCCAGCACAACATCAAGAGTAATGCTCTTTCTGCCCAAAACAAGAGCACCGCATCCGTGAGATTGGTCCGTTATTGATACTGCTACAAAAATGTCGTAATATGCCGTCACGGAAAATGTGGTTTGGATTTCCCTAATAAATCTAACTATCAAGGTCATTTTCAAAAGAAGCACAACAATTGTagcattaatataaaatataaagttgTTGTTGATGGCAAAATTCCCTTCCCTTACTGGAATAGTAATCACCAGCAACAGAATCTCGATCAACGCATTACAGTGAATCTTCCTTCCTCCTGCAAAAAAGATGTTCGGATGggttgtccggacacaccctccgatgattAAGTTAGTCTTTTGGAAGCTGTTGGAAAATAGAGTTTTCCTTTGGGAGTGTTGCTCCGTGATTTTCGTCAAGGATGCTTATTGCTTATTTTTTACCTCCCTGAGAGTCTCCTTGGAGTTTATATATGAGTCAGAAAGTATGGTCCTGCTGTGCTAGCGAGTCCCATCGTCATGATTGCGGCTCATAGGGTGGCAAAGCAATCATGACGTTTCTGGTGCGAGGTGGCGGCTGTCAGGAGGGTATTCAGGCGGCGGATGTCACCtcaatttatgactttaaatatcGGGGATGTGTCAGGCGACCTGATAAGATTTGGGAATGTCTTGTCGAGCACatcttgcattaaagatgagtgacagttcaggagacttggtcgtcTGTACTGTCggagtttgctttttgattgtgaGCGGAAATAGATCCAGCGAATGGCGAGtatctgacgagccaagctatCCGAGGAATCTGAATCGTTGGCCACGGATGTTCTCCGGATAAGCGTTACcgaaggatccggacatgtctgcccggggaagttgaatcgccctcctctcccatccggggataggcgccggatgtgaaatatccggagaaggtgaaACGTCAGctggacagaattccggatgtgagatatccgggtagAATGAGCAATGATTTCCGTCCGGATGGAATGAGCGATGTCACGTGTCGCACGGGGGGGCCGTCTGCGTGTCCAAGGGAGAGAGAGCCACGTGGCACTTTTTAGGGAGGGTCCCACAGTTGTCAAgttcaaaaactatttaaatcataaagtaattttaagtttttaattaaatttcttttaagatgattgatttttaagaatttaaaagaTGCAAGAAAATTCCATAAAAATTTTTGGTCCCCTATGAATAGAGGATGACCTTATTTAGCCGAAGCACCAAACACCCGAGAGCAACCCTAATCTTGTAAAACATCCTTATATAATGCAagtttcatttttctaaattctttAAATGTTGCTTTACTTAACATATTTAGCAACGCCAAATATCTTAATTAGTCTAAGTGTAACATATGAgcttaaaaatcacttatattGTGCTCTAAATTTTGTTGGCCATTTTTACAATTACTTTCATTCTtatcttgataaaaaaatttaaatgaatttcatCCTActgaattattttatatttttaaaatttcaaataatattaaaaataatattttaattattttgtatgtgttaataataagaaaacaaaatatatgtattgcattatctttaaatttaatcATACATACCATGGGAATGGGACGGATGGAATACCTAGAAGAACTTGCCCATTATCATTGTCAACCGTGGACACATGGCAGAGTGTCCTTAGATTAGGAAGAATGTGATTTTCATATCTGAATCACATGTGTCGGTACCAGACACTAATTGCACAGAAAATCCATACACCGGGGGGAAAAGATAAGGTGATGACTCGAAAACAAACACTAACCTCAAGTTTAGGATTTTCCGGATGAGCTGCTTTTCCTCACCTCTGAACTCCAAAATCTTAATTCCACAAAAAATGGGGTCCAAAATGAACTCCCCAAACTCTCCAATTCTGTGCAAATTGCACACAAACCAGCCATATAACCCCAGAATCAAAACCATTGCCTTCTCTTCTTTCTCCATTCAAAACCAACAAGCACCCACTGATCAGACCCAACTCCCAAAGACTAGTGCTTACACTGTTAAATTCAGGACCCTAGGAGCTTGTAAGCTTGGCATCTCCAGATATCCAGACTTTGAGTATAATGCAGAGGGTGGAACTGGGACTGGGACTGGGACTGCCCCAGTTGTTGAAGATAATGGCTTGAAGGATCAAGTTTCGGTTTGTTTTGACCTGAAAACTCTTTACATTCCACCATTGACCACTGCAACATCTAGGTTTTTGGGGTTGCCTTTTCCACCATTTCTGAGGATCGATATCGTTCCGGAGCTCTTCCAGGGGAACATCAGTCGAGAATCTGGCAAGGTGGATTCCGAAACTTCCATTAATTTGATTGATAAGTTGATTATTGTGAAGCAACTTAGAGACGATAATATGGTTTTTGCCTGTGATTTTGTAGGTTGATCTTGAATTCAAGGCTAAGTTTTTGTTTTCGGTGGGGAATATCTACAGAGCGCCTCCTTTGATGGTGGCCACGGTGTTGACGTCGGAGGAATCAGAAGGCAGAATGAGGAGGGGAAGAGGGGAGAGGCTGGATGGAGAAGGGAAGTGCAGGTTGGTTGGGGTGGCAACAGTTGAAGCCATTGATGATGTCTTCATGAACACCTTTCTCGGCCTTCCCACTGAGTGCCTTGCCAACTTGAATGCCGTTATTACCTACTCCACTTCTTAAATACTTTCAAATTCAGTATCATCCCCATTACAATACATCTTCTGGATTgtataaatttttcatttagaatCTATTCAAGCAGAAAAGTTACTGTAACATTCTAagctaattttattttactaaaaaaaataaattagaacaGAACAATAcacttttttgtcttttatcttttgaatttgaacttttttaattctgaaacctaattttcacttaaaaatgatttaaattaatataatttaatttatgtaatttgattaaaaaatgaattgatcATAAATTAGTAAAATTCTCATGAAGGGAAATCGAATATAACtaatgtataattattttttttcaatattccaACTCTTATttctcaagaaaaataaatctatttaaaaaaaatcttactcaaaaaatgaaatcaataaCATAAGAACAAGCTAATTTAGATATgaaaaaagcataaaataaatttatgaatttatacCACTTATATTAATGGGTAGTCTGCCAATTTGGTTCTCATGCTACTACTGGACCTCTTGGCTTCCAAAATTTGATCCAAGTTGCTCTGTTGATTATTTTGGGTAGCATAAGCTTTTTGTAACTTCTTTTAACGGGTAAAAGGGTCATGGTCATATGATTTCTTTCTATTATCCTTTGGCAAGAACATACTATAAAAGAGTGTCTGTTTGTCCCTTAAAGTGGGGTTGAGTTGGAATTGCATGGATGCCGTAGTGTTTTTCTTAGCATGATGGAGAGCTTGCCAGCCTTTCTCAATTTTGTGGATAGCTGACCATATGACATATGTCCTTGGGcaaatttccctcaattttGTGGACAGCTGACCATATGACACATGTCCTTTGGCAAATTTCCCCTTTGACCCAatcttttttctagtttttcgAAACTGGAAAGTCTTTGATTTGGAGAGGAGATTCTCGCCCCGAtgggtaattttttttgtttggctgCACAAAAAGTGGGGGCGAATGGgatgaaatttggaattttccttTAACCCTTCTCCGCTAAGGAAGGTGACAATACTTAATGGTCGGCCTGTTGACTAATGAACCCTGCCTTCCATACCCCATACAACACACACAACACAACAAAGACCTATCCGAATCCTTTCCCGGTCAAAGAGCTTTTTCTCATGAGCTTTGATTAGgtattagttttgtttttgttttatatatatatatttcatgctTTATTTGGTGTTAAAAATCACTGCTGGGAGTAGTAgttttgctgattttttttttaccccaAAGCCTTGTGTAGCACATTGTCCACAATGAGGCATGAAACACACAAAATGCTCATTATTTCAAACCCATCATGCATCAaatttatcaaccaaaaaaaacaccaagaatttgatccaaaaattttaaaaaataaaagaaaatattctgCTTGCATGGGTCCTGCATCTATCCATCATAATAAATATTGGAATACCCACAAAGCATATCCAGTTTGAAGTACTGGCATTTTTCTGACTACCATCTCATCATCTAAAGCCTCTCCAGGGAGGCTGCAACATATTCAGGGAGCTTCACTTCATTTGTATAAGCCACTTGAAAACTAGCTGGAGCATGAAAATTGGAAACCTTTGAACTGTGAAGACATAAATTACTTTTTACACATTAAACACCCCATTAGAGA contains these protein-coding regions:
- the LOC100247067 gene encoding uncharacterized protein LOC100247067, yielding MSCFSSPLNSKILIPQKMGSKMNSPNSPILCKLHTNQPYNPRIKTIAFSSFSIQNQQAPTDQTQLPKTSAYTVKFRTLGACKLGISRYPDFEYNAEGGTGTGTGTAPVVEDNGLKDQVSVCFDLKTLYIPPLTTATSRFLGLPFPPFLRIDIVPELFQGNISRESGKVDLEFKAKFLFSVGNIYRAPPLMVATVLTSEESEGRMRRGRGERLDGEGKCRLVGVATVEAIDDVFMNTFLGLPTECLANLNAVITYSTS